A stretch of the Mesorhizobium huakuii genome encodes the following:
- a CDS encoding PLP-dependent transferase, producing MHSATKYIGGHSRSTLRLLVGTPRAADTLPLCFWTSGGRPSGDEYGTLPIRMPAHWEGAQKVAQALASHPRVEKVLFPGLQDDPGHESGYAANERLGSDAFLHRRRWNRCRDGRGQPPRACRPGDKPGPNAFPDRASPVRRGSQV from the coding sequence ATGCATTCGGCGACAAAGTATATTGGCGGCCACTCGCGCAGCACCCTTCGACTGTTGGTTGGCACTCCGAGGGCTGCAGACACGCTGCCCTTGTGTTTCTGGACCAGTGGCGGCCGACCGAGCGGCGACGAATACGGGACCTTGCCGATCCGCATGCCCGCTCATTGGGAAGGCGCCCAGAAGGTTGCGCAGGCCCTGGCGTCTCATCCACGCGTCGAGAAAGTGCTCTTCCCAGGCCTGCAAGATGATCCGGGACACGAATCTGGCTACGCGGCAAATGAGCGGTTAGGGAGCGATGCTTTCCTTCATCGTCGAAGGTGGAACCGATGCCGCGATGGCCGTGGCCAGCCGCCTCGAGCTTGTCGTCCGGGCGACAAGCCTGGGCCGAACGCATTCCCTGATCGAGCATCGCCGGTCCGTCGAGGGTCCCAGGTCTAG
- a CDS encoding ATP-binding protein, which yields MGVRRSKIKVDYFPGFAETELADEIEKSAGAIRRHVERELARARLAPGVSGKASCRVREAAAGVIAVIKRTPGGKQLSFLIDVAEDFVAPVEEGDLSEILGNLVENAARFARSSVQVNAWASEGEVSIAVADDGPGIPNADRESALSRKARMSADSTCSGVLRPCARSVARDRARARAFSCASSRRLISSASGCTSLGAATSSRAVRCAITFRTATLRFSSGARPTVIWMKKAAMRAAASRTSAGTRSRTYSRTDTVTL from the coding sequence ATGGGCGTTCGCCGTTCGAAGATAAAGGTCGACTATTTCCCCGGCTTTGCCGAAACCGAGCTGGCCGACGAGATCGAGAAGAGCGCCGGAGCGATCCGACGTCATGTCGAGCGGGAACTCGCGCGCGCCCGTCTGGCGCCCGGCGTTTCCGGCAAGGCATCGTGCCGGGTCAGGGAAGCCGCGGCCGGCGTCATCGCCGTCATCAAGCGCACGCCGGGCGGCAAGCAGCTCTCGTTCCTGATCGACGTCGCGGAGGATTTTGTGGCGCCGGTCGAAGAAGGCGACCTTTCGGAGATCCTGGGCAATCTGGTGGAGAACGCGGCGCGCTTCGCAAGATCCTCGGTTCAGGTCAATGCGTGGGCAAGCGAGGGCGAGGTGTCGATCGCCGTCGCCGATGACGGCCCGGGCATCCCTAATGCGGACCGGGAATCCGCACTGTCACGCAAGGCCCGGATGTCGGCCGACAGCACCTGCAGTGGCGTCTTGAGGCCGTGCGCCAGGTCGGTGGCGCGCGACCGGGCGCGCGCAAGGGCCTTCTCCTGCGCATCGAGCAGGCGGTTGATTTCGTCGGCGAGCGGCTGCACCTCGCTCGGCGCCGCCACGTCAAGCCGCGCGGTTCGCTGCGCGATCACGTTTCGAACGGCGACCCTCAGGTTTTCCAGCGGCGCGAGGCCAACGGTGATCTGGATGAAGAAGGCCGCCATGAGGGCGGCGGCAAGCAGGACGAGCGCGGGGACAAGATCGCGGACATATTCGCGCACCGACACTGTGACGCTGTGA
- a CDS encoding DUF982 domain-containing protein produces the protein MRDPFFGEPVIIEMRKPGAFRTIVSVSEAAIFMMERWPAEHGTLYIAALQACTGRITTTAEIEMARQAFLAAAQEAGLLVLQSEPRPRSPRGTPSNLNSAGDGKRKNRARMEEEEDFLVRFLARETGITEAQAKELIKIVGTDRSSLLREARVLKGLY, from the coding sequence ATGCGCGATCCGTTCTTTGGGGAACCCGTGATCATTGAGATGCGAAAGCCGGGTGCATTTCGCACAATCGTTAGCGTGTCTGAGGCCGCGATTTTTATGATGGAGCGATGGCCCGCCGAGCACGGGACGCTCTATATTGCTGCACTGCAAGCTTGTACAGGCCGGATCACCACCACTGCGGAGATCGAAATGGCCCGCCAGGCCTTTCTCGCTGCGGCACAAGAAGCGGGCCTGCTGGTCTTGCAATCTGAACCAAGGCCCCGGTCGCCGCGTGGGACGCCATCAAATCTGAACTCTGCGGGGGATGGAAAACGGAAGAACCGGGCGCGGATGGAAGAAGAGGAGGACTTTCTCGTCCGATTCCTCGCGCGCGAGACCGGAATTACCGAGGCGCAGGCCAAGGAACTGATCAAAATAGTCGGCACTGACCGTTCCTCGTTGCTACGGGAGGCCAGGGTATTGAAGGGTCTATATTAG
- a CDS encoding cytochrome b, protein MNPNYASSQKAIHWLVFLLVIGLYGLTYVADIFPRGDPGRAFVWWLHISFGLLLFTLVVIRIGLRLALGTPGLPLEMSQLERWMAKIAHLLLYALLVAIPVLGILLTWYRGDALSFFGVFTIPAPVSADRATAGFIRELHSLCANLILILAGLHAAAALWHHYVWKDDVLKRMLPGTSGP, encoded by the coding sequence GTGAATCCCAACTATGCCAGTTCTCAGAAAGCCATTCACTGGCTCGTCTTTCTGTTGGTCATCGGCCTTTATGGTCTGACCTACGTCGCCGATATCTTTCCGCGCGGCGACCCCGGTCGCGCCTTCGTCTGGTGGCTTCACATTTCATTTGGGCTGCTGCTTTTCACGCTGGTGGTCATTCGCATCGGCTTGCGGCTGGCGCTGGGAACGCCGGGGCTGCCGCTGGAAATGTCACAGCTTGAACGATGGATGGCCAAGATCGCGCATCTTCTGCTCTATGCGCTGCTTGTGGCCATACCCGTTCTCGGCATCCTGCTGACCTGGTACCGGGGCGATGCCTTGAGCTTCTTTGGCGTTTTCACCATCCCGGCTCCGGTTTCCGCGGACCGCGCCACGGCCGGTTTCATCAGGGAATTGCACAGCCTTTGCGCCAATCTGATCCTTATCCTTGCCGGTTTGCATGCGGCTGCCGCCCTTTGGCATCACTATGTCTGGAAGGACGATGTGCTCAAGCGAATGCTACCGGGGACAAGTGGCCCCTGA
- a CDS encoding DUF982 domain-containing protein has protein sequence MNQWPKARRGPVYCCALRSCNAAIAGQMTTEQGRQAFAGFARTAGVLAKSDVSPLGGVDQKLSVSGRGLD, from the coding sequence TTGAATCAATGGCCGAAGGCCCGTCGGGGACCGGTATACTGCTGCGCATTGAGGAGCTGCAATGCCGCAATCGCCGGGCAGATGACAACCGAACAGGGGCGACAGGCATTTGCCGGCTTTGCCAGGACAGCTGGGGTGCTGGCCAAATCCGATGTTTCGCCATTGGGCGGCGTCGATCAAAAGCTGTCCGTTTCTGGGCGCGGTTTAGATTAG
- a CDS encoding response regulator transcription factor, producing the protein MKILLAEDEPRIASDIAAVLKAAGMAVDTVRDGEAAWFAGDVENYDAAILDLGLPKLDGLTVLKRWRANSRRFPVLILTARGLWTERVEGINAGADDYLPKPFEMEELLARLRAILRRSTGQSAPVLKSGPLLLDTRQMRISLRGVPVALSPLEYRLMAFLMHHAGRVVAPTELAEHLYDSGNDRDPNAIEVIVARLRRKLGNDVIETRRGFGYLVPDGPP; encoded by the coding sequence ATGAAGATCCTCCTTGCCGAAGACGAGCCGAGGATCGCGAGCGACATCGCGGCGGTGCTCAAGGCCGCGGGAATGGCCGTCGATACCGTGCGCGACGGCGAAGCCGCCTGGTTCGCGGGCGATGTCGAGAATTACGACGCCGCGATCCTGGATCTCGGACTGCCAAAGCTCGATGGTCTCACGGTGCTGAAGCGCTGGCGGGCCAATTCGCGTCGCTTTCCGGTCCTGATCCTGACGGCGAGGGGGCTTTGGACCGAGCGCGTCGAGGGCATCAATGCCGGCGCCGACGACTACCTGCCCAAGCCGTTTGAAATGGAAGAACTGCTGGCGCGGCTGCGCGCGATCCTACGCCGTTCAACGGGCCAGTCGGCACCGGTGTTGAAATCCGGCCCCTTGCTGCTGGACACGCGCCAGATGCGCATTTCGCTGCGTGGCGTTCCCGTCGCGCTGTCGCCGCTGGAATACCGGCTGATGGCGTTCCTGATGCATCATGCCGGGCGCGTGGTGGCCCCGACCGAACTCGCCGAGCATTTGTATGATTCCGGCAATGATCGCGATCCCAATGCAATCGAGGTCATCGTCGCGCGCCTGCGCCGCAAGCTCGGCAACGATGTCATCGAAACGCGGCGCGGGTTCGGATATCTCGTCCCCGACGGGCCTCCCTGA
- a CDS encoding DUF982 domain-containing protein → MGFNPPVTVSTAKPGGRFRCNNVEGAARELMEWQNRGVMWNHAVRACTSCLAGEMTTEDVRKAFIAAADEEGKLLADQH, encoded by the coding sequence ATGGGTTTCAACCCTCCGGTCACCGTCTCAACTGCCAAGCCAGGTGGTCGGTTCAGATGCAACAACGTCGAAGGTGCCGCTCGGGAACTCATGGAGTGGCAAAATCGCGGCGTCATGTGGAACCATGCGGTTCGAGCGTGCACGTCCTGTCTTGCCGGCGAGATGACAACCGAGGATGTCCGTAAGGCGTTCATTGCGGCTGCCGACGAGGAAGGAAAGCTCCTCGCGGATCAGCACTGA
- a CDS encoding inorganic diphosphatase: protein MSAPLPVGMSYPYDWGFIPSTLGQDGDPLDGLVIHQAATAPGVVIKCHLVGALRVKQKDQGGEALRNDRFIFCPHKEDAEDEPVTTGQVPDHLRREIEQFFLSSVVGTGKTIKFKGWQGADQALEGIRRGMKAFTARRG, encoded by the coding sequence ATGTCCGCCCCCCTGCCGGTTGGGATGAGTTACCCATACGACTGGGGCTTTATCCCCTCCACACTGGGCCAGGATGGTGACCCCCTAGATGGACTCGTCATTCATCAGGCTGCTACCGCGCCAGGCGTAGTCATCAAATGCCACTTGGTTGGTGCGTTGCGCGTCAAGCAGAAAGATCAGGGTGGCGAGGCCTTGCGCAATGACCGCTTTATCTTCTGTCCTCACAAGGAGGATGCAGAAGACGAACCCGTGACCACAGGCCAAGTGCCCGACCACCTCAGGCGGGAAATCGAGCAATTTTTTCTTTCTTCGGTGGTTGGCACCGGCAAAACCATCAAATTCAAGGGCTGGCAGGGCGCAGACCAAGCTCTAGAAGGTATCAGGAGGGGTATGAAGGCCTTCACTGCTCGGCGGGGTTGA
- a CDS encoding diguanylate cyclase domain-containing protein — protein MVDALPDCLNIKDVDGRFLAANPATAHLMRAATVKNLLGKTDFDFFPLDLAKQFRDDELAALRDGGPATIEQPGLLPDGSTGWLSTLKVPVKNDLGDIVGLITHNRDVTLHKTLQIKLEQTQAYLDQALENMNDGLAMYDADGFVLFCNRRYRELFPRTAHLRVPGINFADIIRASVKLGEEPIALGKTFDSHLAEKLATLREDGERLIELVDGKVFASRTKLLANGCTVRMMSDITERRTFEKNLEHQALHDPLTGLPNRTFFNRELERLVEKARSEDGELVVMLLDLDRFKEVNDNFGHAVGDMLLVEIARRLEKAIRRGDMVARLGGDEFAVLMYGPTDGTGDVSLATRIMKNLVQPLKMDDVTLLPGGTIGYTVYPKDQADPEGLLKNADRALYQAKARGRGTWKAYDSIVTATAARLG, from the coding sequence ATGGTTGATGCACTCCCAGATTGTCTGAACATCAAGGATGTTGATGGCCGGTTTCTGGCGGCAAATCCGGCCACGGCGCACCTAATGCGGGCTGCGACCGTGAAGAACCTTCTTGGCAAGACCGATTTCGATTTCTTTCCGCTAGACCTCGCGAAACAATTTCGGGACGATGAACTGGCGGCACTCCGAGATGGAGGACCAGCCACCATTGAACAGCCGGGGCTGCTTCCCGATGGGTCGACAGGCTGGTTGTCGACCTTGAAGGTGCCGGTCAAGAACGATTTAGGGGACATCGTCGGGCTGATCACGCACAATCGCGACGTTACGCTGCATAAGACGCTGCAAATTAAGCTTGAGCAGACCCAAGCCTATTTGGATCAGGCTCTTGAGAACATGAATGATGGCCTGGCGATGTACGACGCAGATGGCTTCGTTCTGTTCTGCAACCGCCGCTATCGCGAACTGTTTCCGCGCACCGCGCATCTGCGGGTGCCGGGGATAAATTTCGCTGATATCATTCGCGCGTCTGTGAAACTTGGAGAGGAGCCGATTGCGCTCGGCAAAACCTTTGACAGCCATCTCGCTGAAAAACTGGCAACGCTCCGCGAGGACGGCGAGAGGCTGATCGAACTCGTGGATGGGAAGGTATTTGCCTCCCGCACCAAACTCTTGGCCAATGGCTGCACGGTGCGAATGATGTCGGACATCACAGAGCGACGCACCTTCGAGAAGAACCTCGAGCACCAGGCGCTCCACGACCCTCTGACGGGCCTGCCAAACCGCACATTCTTCAACAGGGAACTTGAACGGTTGGTTGAGAAAGCCCGTTCCGAGGACGGCGAGCTTGTTGTCATGCTTCTCGACCTCGACCGTTTCAAGGAAGTCAACGATAATTTCGGGCATGCCGTTGGCGACATGCTTCTGGTCGAAATTGCACGCCGTCTTGAAAAAGCGATCAGGCGTGGTGACATGGTTGCGCGACTGGGTGGCGATGAGTTTGCAGTGCTGATGTATGGCCCGACGGACGGGACTGGCGATGTCAGCTTGGCGACGCGGATTATGAAGAACCTCGTACAACCGCTGAAGATGGACGACGTCACTCTGCTTCCAGGCGGGACCATCGGCTATACCGTCTATCCAAAGGATCAAGCGGACCCCGAAGGGCTGCTCAAGAATGCCGACCGGGCGCTCTATCAGGCCAAGGCAAGAGGACGAGGCACGTGGAAAGCTTATGACTCAATTGTGACGGCGACCGCCGCTCGGCTTGGATAA
- a CDS encoding CsbD family protein, with protein MDWNRVEGNWKQVKGKVKEKWGKLTDDDLDRIAGKRDQLEGKIQERYGIEKDRARRDIDDWYGKQRW; from the coding sequence ATGGACTGGAATCGCGTCGAAGGAAACTGGAAGCAGGTAAAGGGTAAGGTCAAGGAAAAGTGGGGAAAACTCACTGATGATGACCTTGACCGCATCGCCGGTAAGCGCGACCAACTCGAAGGCAAAATTCAAGAACGCTACGGCATCGAAAAGGATCGGGCGCGGCGCGATATTGATGACTGGTATGGAAAGCAACGTTGGTAG
- a CDS encoding FMN-binding protein has protein sequence MKQIALSLFVIASSGAYVWDQAGKGPTGDVIDTAGPASAAEKSVLLPTAPVDPVPTGPVPAPTPPSPGISQRNVRLEPPATTPTMVGSETTAAIAAPAQEQPAQEPPAPERPSLAVDRPQVSLAPAPPPEQAPAKLVIDATPQTAAFAITPAVYIPVPQPRPNYPQAPARVIKAGMKPPVNPGTKPARHGFADGTYIGPVTDAYYGLIQIQASIQGGRLTALKVLKYPNDRRTSININRQALPMLRDEAISAQSANVDIVSGATLTSKAFIQSLGGALKKASS, from the coding sequence ATGAAACAGATTGCCCTGTCGCTTTTCGTGATCGCGTCTTCGGGCGCCTACGTCTGGGACCAAGCGGGCAAGGGGCCTACCGGCGACGTGATCGACACCGCAGGCCCCGCCAGTGCCGCCGAGAAGAGCGTGCTGCTGCCCACTGCTCCGGTCGACCCCGTTCCAACTGGTCCCGTTCCGGCGCCTACCCCGCCATCGCCTGGAATCTCCCAACGGAATGTGCGGCTCGAGCCTCCAGCGACCACGCCGACCATGGTTGGCAGTGAAACCACGGCGGCGATTGCTGCTCCCGCCCAAGAGCAGCCGGCACAAGAGCCGCCAGCTCCCGAAAGGCCATCGCTTGCAGTCGACCGCCCGCAGGTTTCCCTGGCGCCCGCCCCACCGCCGGAACAGGCGCCGGCCAAGCTCGTCATCGATGCCACGCCGCAGACAGCGGCCTTCGCCATAACCCCGGCGGTCTACATCCCCGTTCCCCAACCGAGGCCGAATTATCCGCAAGCACCAGCCCGCGTCATCAAGGCCGGTATGAAGCCGCCCGTGAATCCGGGTACGAAGCCGGCCAGGCACGGCTTTGCCGACGGCACCTACATCGGCCCCGTCACCGATGCCTATTACGGCCTCATCCAGATTCAGGCTTCCATCCAGGGCGGCCGTCTCACCGCGCTCAAAGTGCTGAAATACCCGAATGACCGCCGCACTTCGATCAACATCAATCGGCAGGCGCTGCCCATGCTGCGTGACGAAGCGATCAGTGCGCAGAGCGCCAATGTCGACATCGTTTCGGGCGCCACGCTGACCAGCAAAGCCTTCATCCAGTCGCTTGGCGGCGCGTTGAAGAAAGCGTCGTCCTGA
- a CDS encoding PepSY domain-containing protein, whose product MKAMLKCLAVLGLCGLILAGPSAARADVDDDGDHDRARDLYERGEIKGLNSILGLVQAEAPGDIVAVDFIRIANRWVYRFQIVAADGRRRVVDVDAGTGVLMRSRGGD is encoded by the coding sequence ATGAAAGCGATGCTGAAATGCCTGGCGGTGCTTGGTCTGTGCGGGCTCATTCTCGCCGGCCCTTCCGCCGCGCGCGCGGACGTCGATGATGACGGTGACCATGACCGGGCGCGTGACCTTTATGAACGTGGCGAAATCAAAGGGCTGAACAGCATCCTTGGGCTGGTTCAGGCTGAAGCGCCTGGCGACATCGTGGCCGTCGATTTTATCCGGATAGCCAACAGATGGGTCTATCGGTTCCAGATCGTTGCCGCCGACGGCCGCCGCAGGGTCGTCGACGTGGACGCCGGCACCGGAGTGCTGATGCGCAGCAGGGGCGGCGACTGA
- a CDS encoding DUF982 domain-containing protein produces MGAIEQLQKWTKHGLHWNRAMRVCIAALAGEASPQEARRCFRLAAKEEGRGSS; encoded by the coding sequence TTGGGTGCAATCGAGCAGCTGCAAAAGTGGACCAAGCACGGCCTTCATTGGAACCGCGCGATGCGCGTATGCATCGCTGCACTGGCCGGTGAGGCTTCCCCTCAGGAGGCACGAAGGTGCTTCCGATTGGCTGCCAAGGAGGAAGGAAGGGGTTCTTCCTGA
- a CDS encoding Flp family type IVb pilin: MRKIVSRFIRDQSGATAIEYGLIAALIALAIVAGAGALGNSVNAKFKAIGNTVNGSGS, translated from the coding sequence ATGAGAAAAATAGTCTCCCGTTTCATCCGGGATCAATCCGGCGCAACCGCGATCGAGTATGGTCTTATCGCCGCCTTGATCGCACTCGCCATCGTCGCCGGGGCCGGCGCGCTTGGCAATTCGGTCAACGCCAAGTTCAAGGCGATTGGCAACACGGTCAACGGCAGCGGGTCGTAA
- a CDS encoding EAL domain-containing protein, with product MRWDHPRLGLLPPLEFIQLAEETGVIDALREWIMRRACADAVKWPLPVKVAVNLSPAQFKQQGLPLQVAAALAASGLLSSRLELEITESVLLANNENTLNTLHSLRDLGISIAMDDFGTGYSSLSYLRSFPFNRIKIDRSFVSLMCESSESRAIVKAVAELGTTLGMTTTAEGVETEDQYRLVRENGCTDVQGWLFGRPMPVSEVNVLFEQPKTLTGRLRLSVTADAHD from the coding sequence GTGCGATGGGACCATCCGCGCCTCGGCCTGCTGCCGCCGTTGGAGTTCATCCAACTGGCCGAGGAGACGGGTGTCATCGACGCGCTTCGCGAGTGGATCATGCGGCGTGCCTGCGCCGACGCCGTGAAATGGCCCCTGCCCGTCAAGGTCGCGGTCAATCTCTCGCCGGCCCAGTTCAAACAACAGGGGCTGCCGCTCCAAGTTGCCGCGGCGCTCGCGGCTTCAGGCCTGCTGTCGTCACGGCTCGAGCTGGAGATCACCGAGTCGGTGCTGCTGGCGAACAACGAAAACACGCTAAACACGCTGCACAGCCTGCGCGACCTCGGCATCTCCATAGCCATGGACGATTTCGGCACCGGCTATTCCTCGCTGAGCTATCTCAGATCGTTCCCGTTCAACCGCATCAAGATCGACCGCAGCTTCGTCAGCCTGATGTGCGAGAGCAGCGAAAGCCGGGCGATCGTCAAGGCCGTCGCCGAACTCGGCACCACGCTCGGCATGACGACGACCGCCGAAGGCGTCGAGACCGAGGACCAGTATCGCCTGGTCCGGGAGAATGGCTGCACGGATGTCCAGGGCTGGTTGTTTGGCCGTCCAATGCCGGTGTCCGAAGTCAACGTACTTTTCGAACAGCCGAAAACTTTGACCGGTAGGCTTCGCCTTTCGGTGACGGCCGACGCGCACGACTAA
- a CDS encoding LytS/YhcK type 5TM receptor domain-containing protein, whose product MWQPLFANLAAAAVMLVAWSSVGDFVGRLNEARQRLLFGAVMTAGTIGSMMMAFESSPGVYNDLRGPLIAITGFFGGVTAVVMAAGAALIYRVYLGGAVSTGALSIMLATTIGLVGYFLRRSRQPRYTDLVMMAVAAALCSLLVALTLPIERQAASAPVAISFVATLRRSAPPGREKPRAVRRE is encoded by the coding sequence ATGTGGCAGCCTCTCTTTGCAAATCTTGCCGCTGCCGCTGTCATGCTGGTTGCCTGGAGTTCTGTTGGCGATTTCGTGGGCCGGCTAAACGAAGCTCGCCAACGGCTGCTGTTTGGCGCGGTAATGACCGCCGGCACCATTGGCTCGATGATGATGGCTTTCGAAAGCTCTCCCGGTGTTTATAACGATCTTCGCGGTCCGTTGATCGCCATCACGGGGTTTTTCGGCGGCGTGACTGCCGTTGTCATGGCGGCCGGGGCCGCGCTGATCTATCGCGTCTATCTCGGCGGAGCGGTATCGACGGGCGCTTTGAGCATTATGCTCGCGACTACCATTGGACTGGTTGGGTATTTTCTCCGCCGGTCGCGGCAACCCCGGTATACGGACCTTGTAATGATGGCGGTAGCTGCCGCGCTGTGTAGCCTCCTGGTCGCGCTAACGCTGCCAATTGAGAGGCAAGCCGCGTCGGCCCCTGTAGCGATTTCGTTTGTCGCCACTCTTCGGCGTTCTGCTCCTCCAGGAAGAGAAAAGCCGCGAGCTGTCCGTCGCGAATAA
- a CDS encoding PilZ domain-containing protein: protein MVEGTDNRRERRQRVLKGAAIISGISNSEISCTIRNQNDGGAELRVSPEARVPEHFVPYVPTDGVAYQSVLRWRRNDRIGIQFTGIVPKPRLHYG, encoded by the coding sequence ATGGTCGAAGGAACCGACAATCGCCGCGAGCGGCGACAGCGCGTGCTGAAAGGCGCGGCGATCATCAGCGGCATCAGCAACTCCGAAATCAGCTGCACCATACGAAACCAGAATGATGGCGGTGCCGAACTCCGGGTGTCCCCCGAAGCGCGGGTGCCTGAGCATTTCGTTCCCTACGTGCCGACCGATGGTGTTGCCTACCAGTCCGTTTTGCGCTGGCGTAGGAACGATCGGATTGGTATTCAGTTTACGGGGATCGTGCCGAAGCCCCGTCTTCACTACGGTTAG
- a CDS encoding FAD:protein FMN transferase, with translation MGMPITVDIGGALGAALVDTVFDYFGHIDRRFSTYRADSEISAINRGDLPVRDWSGEMMDVLALAAQTKNQTDGYFDIRKPDGSLDPSGIVKGWAIRNAAGIVQRAGVGDFFIEAGGDIQSWGRNASGLDWSVGIRNPFNADEIIKVVYPRGHGVATSGTYARGQHIYNPLGVGGPITEIVSLTVIGSDVFEADRFATAAFAMGRDGILFIEQTPGLEGYVIGSNGRATPTSGFGAFSRP, from the coding sequence ATGGGCATGCCCATCACCGTCGACATCGGCGGCGCCTTGGGCGCGGCACTTGTCGACACGGTCTTCGACTACTTCGGGCATATAGACCGGCGATTCAGCACCTATAGGGCTGACAGCGAGATTTCGGCCATCAACCGGGGTGACCTTCCGGTCCGTGACTGGAGCGGCGAGATGATGGACGTTCTGGCCCTCGCCGCTCAGACGAAAAACCAGACGGATGGATATTTCGACATCCGCAAGCCAGACGGTTCGCTGGACCCGTCCGGCATCGTCAAGGGCTGGGCCATTCGCAACGCGGCCGGAATCGTTCAGCGGGCCGGCGTCGGCGATTTCTTCATAGAGGCGGGCGGCGACATCCAGTCCTGGGGCAGGAATGCTTCGGGCCTCGACTGGAGCGTCGGCATCCGCAATCCCTTCAATGCCGATGAGATCATCAAGGTCGTCTATCCGCGCGGGCACGGCGTCGCCACCTCCGGCACCTATGCGCGCGGACAGCACATTTACAATCCGCTTGGAGTTGGCGGCCCGATCACCGAGATCGTCAGCCTCACCGTAATCGGGTCGGATGTGTTCGAAGCTGACCGTTTCGCTACTGCCGCCTTCGCCATGGGCCGCGATGGCATTCTCTTCATAGAGCAGACGCCGGGCCTCGAAGGTTACGTCATCGGCAGCAATGGCCGCGCCACGCCGACAAGCGGCTTTGGAGCCTTTAGCCGGCCATGA
- a CDS encoding RnfABCDGE type electron transport complex subunit D, with product MLPVVLAGGILIVRKLRRLDLVATFGVVALATILATTEPSQYATALTETLGSSPLLFFAFVMLTEPLTAPTTRWPRIAFAAIVGFLFAPNIHVGSLYFTPELALLTGNLFAYAVSPKGRFVLTLERIEQSAVDSYDFIFSSPRKLAFQAGQYLEWTLGLDRSDNRGNRRYFTVASAPTEQSIRLGVKFYPQSSAFKQMLGTMKPGSTIHASQLAGDFTLPANPETKIAFLAGGIGITPFRSMLQYLIDSREKRPIVVLYGAETRQDIAYRDVLGEARRELGIRTVFAVARGPSAASIPATSTRA from the coding sequence TTGCTTCCCGTCGTCCTTGCCGGCGGCATCCTCATCGTGCGCAAGCTGCGCCGGCTCGATCTGGTCGCCACCTTCGGTGTGGTCGCGCTGGCGACAATTCTGGCGACCACCGAGCCGTCGCAATACGCCACCGCGTTGACGGAGACGCTGGGCTCATCGCCGCTGCTGTTCTTCGCCTTCGTGATGCTGACGGAGCCGCTGACGGCGCCAACGACACGGTGGCCGCGCATCGCCTTCGCCGCCATCGTCGGCTTCCTGTTCGCGCCCAACATCCATGTCGGTTCGCTCTATTTCACACCGGAACTGGCGCTTCTGACCGGCAATCTCTTTGCCTACGCCGTGAGCCCGAAAGGACGTTTCGTGCTGACGCTCGAACGCATCGAGCAATCGGCCGTAGACAGCTACGATTTCATCTTCAGCTCACCGCGAAAGCTTGCCTTCCAGGCCGGCCAGTATCTGGAATGGACGCTTGGTCTCGACCGATCGGACAATCGCGGCAACCGCCGCTATTTCACGGTCGCATCGGCGCCCACGGAGCAATCCATACGACTTGGCGTCAAGTTCTACCCGCAATCGAGCGCCTTCAAGCAAATGCTGGGCACGATGAAGCCGGGCAGCACGATCCACGCCTCCCAACTGGCCGGCGACTTCACCCTGCCGGCCAATCCCGAGACCAAGATTGCCTTCCTGGCCGGCGGCATCGGCATCACGCCATTCCGCTCGATGCTGCAATATCTCATCGACAGCCGTGAAAAGCGGCCGATCGTCGTCCTCTACGGAGCCGAGACCCGGCAGGACATCGCCTATCGCGATGTGCTCGGCGAGGCGAGGCGGGAACTGGGCATCAGGACGGTGTTTGCCGTGGCTCGGGGGCCGAGCGCGGCCAGTATCCCGGCTACATCGACGCGCGCCTAG